In Coccidioides posadasii str. Silveira chromosome 4, complete sequence, one genomic interval encodes:
- a CDS encoding uncharacterized protein (antiSMASH:Cluster_4.1~BUSCO:447424at4751~EggNog:ENOG410PGDI~COG:S~TransMembrane:5 (i173-193o205-226i238-256o268-286i322-339o)~BUSCO:11239at33183): protein MHRTPFQAPPPAQSPPLHHPVPQHVSTVPMMRSPPPPTTQQPQQSSYGNPYQPAPAQGGSGTFAPNFGGFMTDPTTHMGFQVGKSAMMAGQEYMEQNLNRYVSIPALKHYFNVSNSYVIKKLGLVLFPWRHKPWSRQQGRLSSSTTGPNGQISQAQYTSIYLPPRDDINSPDMYIPAMALVTYILLSAVLAGFRGSFHPELLGSITTTALAVVIFEIICLKVAMYILSISNDSQLLDLVAYSGYKFVGIILTLVAAETLSPGRGTGGWVGWLVFTYTFLANSFFLLRSLKYVLLPDSSSDGPIRGGTMPTVARSQRNRRTQFLFIYSYIMQFLFMWVLSRLDPITSTSAPKTKPPTVPA from the exons GCCTGCGCAATCCCCTCCTCTCCACCATCCCGTTCCTCAGCATGTCTCCACGGTACCCATGATGCGCTCACCACCACCTCCCACCACCCAGCAACCGCAACAATCCAGCTATGGAAACCCGTATCAGCCAGCTCCCGCACAGGGGGGTAGCGGCACATTCGCGCCCAATTTCGGCGGCTTCATGACAGATCCCACGACGCACATGGGCTTTCAGGTTGGGAAATCAGCCATGATGGCTGGTCAGGAATATATGGAGCAGAAT CTTAACCGATATGTCTCGATCCCGGCGTTGAAACATTACTTCAACGTTTCCAACTCCTACGTAATTAAGAAACTCGGCCTCGTTCTCTTTCCCTGGCGCCACAAACCCTGGTCTCGACAGCAAGGACGCCTCTCTTCCTCAACGACCGGTCCCAATGGCCAGATTTCTCAGGCCCAATACACCTCAATTTACCTCCCACCTCGCGATGACATCAATTCCCCTGATATGTATATCCCTGCCATGGCGTTGGTGACGTATATCCTACTTTCCGCTGTCCTGGCCGGCTTCCGTGGTAGCTTCCACCCGGAGCTGTTGGGCTCAATAACTACAACAGCACTGGCCGTTGTGATATTTGAGATCATTTGCCTAAAAGTTGCAATGTACATTCTCAGCATCAGTAACGACTCTCAACTCCTGGACTTGGTCGCCTATTCCGGATATAAGTTCGTCGGCATCATTCTCACTCTAGTTGCGGCGGAAACCCTAAGCCCGGGACGAGGCACTGGAGGCTGGGTCGGATGGCTTGTTTTCACCTATACCTTTCTCGCAAATTCCTTTTTCTTG CTCCGTTCCCTGAAATATGTCCTCCTGCCCGACTCTTCAAGCGATGGCCCGATCCGTGGAGGAACTATGCCCACTGTAGCCCGCTCCCAACGGAACCGACGTACCCAATTTCTTTTCATATATTCCTACATCATGCAATTCCTCTTCATGTGGGTCCTCAGCCGGCTGGATCCCATCACATCAACATCCGCTCCGAAGACCAAGCCTCCCACTGTTCCCGCATAA